A portion of the Anaerolineae bacterium genome contains these proteins:
- a CDS encoding rod shape-determining protein, producing MFGRDIGIDLGTVNVLVWVKGKGIVLQEPSIVAISIDDNKIVAVGEEARAMLGRAPESIEVTRPVKDGVIADYQVTEAMLRYFIQRICGRLRIFRPRIMISVPVGVTSVESRAVHDAAIQAGGREAYLIPEPLAAALGANMPIGTPTGNMVVDIGGGTSEAAVISMNDIVVASSVRVGGIKIDEAIINYIRKKYNLLIGEQTAEEIKIAIGSALPLEEDLKMEVRGRDQVAGLPKTITITSGEVTEAIAEPLGQIVGVVRNVLEKTPPELAADIIDRGMMLTGGGALLRNIDRLLTKVTGVPCYVAENAIACTAIGAGKALSSYSIMRRYQAAPA from the coding sequence ATGTTCGGACGCGATATCGGGATAGACCTGGGCACGGTCAACGTGCTGGTATGGGTCAAGGGCAAAGGCATCGTCCTCCAGGAACCCTCCATCGTGGCGATCTCCATCGATGACAATAAGATCGTCGCAGTGGGCGAAGAGGCGCGCGCCATGCTGGGCCGCGCGCCGGAAAGCATCGAAGTAACCCGGCCGGTGAAGGACGGCGTTATCGCCGATTACCAGGTGACCGAGGCGATGCTGCGTTATTTCATCCAACGTATTTGCGGCCGCCTGCGCATCTTCCGTCCCCGCATCATGATCAGCGTGCCGGTGGGGGTCACCAGCGTGGAGAGCCGGGCAGTGCATGATGCCGCCATCCAGGCCGGCGGCCGCGAGGCCTATCTCATCCCGGAACCGCTGGCGGCCGCACTGGGCGCCAATATGCCCATCGGCACGCCCACCGGCAACATGGTGGTGGACATCGGCGGCGGAACCAGCGAAGCGGCGGTCATCTCTATGAACGACATTGTGGTGGCGTCGTCGGTGCGGGTGGGCGGCATCAAGATTGACGAAGCCATCATCAACTATATCCGCAAGAAGTATAACCTGTTGATCGGCGAGCAGACCGCCGAGGAGATTAAGATCGCGATTGGCAGTGCCCTGCCGCTGGAGGAAGATCTGAAGATGGAGGTGCGCGGCCGTGACCAGGTCGCCGGCCTCCCCAAGACCATTACCATCACCTCCGGCGAGGTGACCGAGGCCATCGCCGAGCCGCTGGGCCAGATCGTGGGGGTGGTGCGCAATGTGCTGGAGAAGACGCCGCCGGAGCTGGCGGCTGACATCATTGACCGGGGGATGATGCTGACCGGCGGCGGGGCCTTACTGCGCAATATTGACCGCCTGCTGACGAAGGTGACTGGCGTGCCCTGCTATGTGGCGGAGAACGCCATTGCCTGCACGGCCATCGGCGCCGGCAAGGCGCTGAGCAGTTACAGCATTATGCGGCGGTATCAGGCCGCGCCGGCGTGA
- a CDS encoding beta-galactosidase, which produces MRYSHRWWRIWCAGLVLALVAVLGAAAVPAAAQGPAGEPDGVKLAVDQPAASVSPAAAGKASVRRPGIYILTDFHHMDPKQYPGIIVGGHLHFTWDQLEPGEGYFNWSLVDNWVQTVYSEGKAVALGVHLMEWGGETVPD; this is translated from the coding sequence ATGAGGTATTCGCATCGTTGGTGGCGCATATGGTGCGCCGGCCTGGTGCTGGCGCTGGTCGCGGTACTGGGGGCGGCGGCAGTCCCTGCCGCGGCGCAGGGGCCGGCGGGAGAGCCCGACGGGGTCAAGCTGGCGGTGGACCAGCCGGCCGCGAGCGTGTCGCCGGCGGCCGCCGGCAAGGCCAGCGTGCGCCGGCCGGGCATCTATATCCTCACCGATTTCCACCACATGGACCCCAAGCAGTACCCCGGCATCATCGTCGGCGGGCATCTGCACTTCACCTGGGATCAGCTCGAGCCGGGCGAGGGCTATTTCAACTGGTCGCTGGTGGACAACTGGGTGCAAACCGTCTACAGCGAGGGCAAAGCCGTCGCCCTGGGCGTGCACCTGATGGAATGGGGCGGGGAGACGGTGCCGGATT
- a CDS encoding redox-sensing transcriptional repressor Rex → MPPKNKVEVPDIVVSRLPLYLRALNFLAEEGVETISSAELAQRLGISSAQIRKDLSFFGEFGKQGTGYNVEFLRKKIKEILNLTKIWDVALVGAGDLGHALVHYGGFLGQGFRISLVFDNNPQKIGQEIAGLVIQPASRMKELIRQHGIQIAIIAVPASAAQKVTDELVAAGVRAILNYAPITLKVPPGVHVQYIDPVTRLQHMTYYLE, encoded by the coding sequence ATGCCGCCGAAAAACAAGGTGGAAGTACCCGATATCGTCGTCAGCCGGCTGCCGCTGTATCTGCGCGCCCTGAACTTCCTGGCGGAGGAAGGGGTGGAAACGATCTCCTCCGCTGAGCTGGCCCAGCGCCTGGGCATCAGCTCCGCCCAGATCCGCAAGGACCTGTCCTTCTTCGGGGAATTCGGCAAACAGGGCACGGGTTACAACGTGGAGTTCCTGCGGAAAAAGATCAAGGAAATCCTGAACCTGACCAAGATATGGGATGTGGCGTTGGTGGGCGCCGGCGACCTGGGTCACGCCCTTGTCCACTACGGCGGCTTTCTGGGCCAAGGCTTCCGCATCAGCCTGGTCTTCGACAACAACCCGCAGAAGATCGGCCAGGAGATCGCCGGCCTCGTCATCCAGCCGGCCAGCCGCATGAAAGAGCTTATCCGCCAGCACGGCATTCAGATCGCCATCATCGCCGTGCCGGCTTCCGCCGCCCAGAAAGTAACGGACGAGCTGGTGGCCGCCGGCGTGCGCGCCATCCTGAACTATGCTCCCATCACCCTGAAGGTACCGCCCGGCGTGCATGTCCAGTACATTGACCCGGTCACGCGCTTACAGCACATGACCTACTATTTGGAATAA